In Burkholderia pseudomultivorans, the DNA window CGATGCGATCGTCGCCGCGATCGAGGACGTGTTGCGCAGCGGGCCGCGCACGCGCGATCTCGGCGGGCAGGCAACGACGCAGGAAGTGGGCGAAGCGATCGCGGCACGGATTGCGGGTTGAACGATGCGGCCGGCGCGAGGCGGTGTGGCTCGCGCCCGGTTTTGCACCGTTCGCCTGGGGTGAGCGACGCGGCGAGTCGATGCGCACCCGTGTATGTATATCGACGCGTTCGCGGAAATCGACGCTCGCGCGTCGGAGGTTCGAATGGTGAGAAGCCGCTTGCGCCGAAGCACACCGTTACGCATGTCCGCGTCATGTCGGCTGGCGCGTTTCGGTGAATCCGGTCGGTGAGCGGTAACTCATGTCGCCACACACCGACGAGCTTCGACACGTATCGCGCAAGATCGCCATCGGACGCCGACATGCGCAATCCGCACCGAGCAACACCGCATCGATTCATCCGACAAGGATGCGCCGGCGCGGCATTCCACGCGATCCCGAAAACGCTCACCGTTGGCGCATGCTCTCCCGTATTCCCTCACCATCGAGCACAGTTGCGGGATGCCGCGAGCGATGAACCGTCACGATCGACACACCTGATCGGTGAGAACAGCACGCCTCACAGCCCGAGATCGGACAGCCCCGGATGATCGTCCGGACGTCGGCCGAGCGGCCAGTGATACAGGCGGTCCGCTTCGCGAATCGGCAGATCGTTGATGCTTGCATGGCGGTAGGCCATCAGGCCGTTCTCGTCGAATTCCCAGTTCTCGTTGCCGTAGGAGCGGAACCAGTTGCCGGCATCGTCGTGCCATTCGTAGGCGAAACGCACCGCGATGCGATTGCCGCCGAACGCCCACAGCTCCTTGATCAGCCGGTAGTCGAGCTCGCGCGTCCATTTCCGCTGCAGCAGACCGACGATCTCGTCGCGGCCGGTCACGAACTCCGCGCGATTGCGCCACCGGCTTTGCGGCGTATAGGCCAGCGACACGCGCTGCGGGTCGCGCGTGTTCCATGCGTCCTCGGCGGCGCGGACTTTCTGGCGTGCGGTCTCGAGCGAGAAAGGCGGGACGGGCGGGCGAACTTCGGGGGAATCGGACATCGGAGGCTCCTGTTCATGATTCTGGCCGCGTGCGACCGCAGCCGGTTCGAAAGCGTTACTTCGGCTCGTTCGACGGCGGCGCCGCCGCGTCGAGCAAGAGTTCGGCCGTCGCGCGTGCATCGCGCGCGGCGCCTGCATCGCCGCTGACGAGCGCGACGCCGATCGCGCCGTCGATCAGCACCAGCCATTGACGCGCGAGGCGCGCGAGCCCGCGCCGCTCGATACCCGCCGTGTCCGCGCAGGCATCGAACCGCTCGCGCACGAACGCCAGCAGGCGTGCCTTGTGGGCACGCGCAACGATGCGCACCGGATCGTCGGCATCGGGAATCTCGCCGGACGCGTTCAGAAATGCGCAGCCATGAAAACCGGGCTGCGCGAACCAGTCGCGCAATACGTCGAACATGCCGAGCAGCTGCGCGCGCGGCGACTTGCCGCGTGCCAGCGTCGCATCGACGAACCAGCGCATCCAGCGCTCGTCGCGACGTTCGAGCGCCGCGACGACCAGCGCCTCCTTCGATTCGAAGTGCGAATAAAAGCTCTTGCGCGCCGCGCCCGAGCGCTTCACGATCGCGTCGACACCCGTCGCGTGGATGCCGCCCGAATAGATCAGCGCCTCGGCCGCGTCGAGCAGCCGCGCGCGTACGTCCGGCTCGCCGGACGGGTCGTCATGTGTGTTCATGGGTTTACGGTAGAACGATCGTTCTCCGTCGTCAACGAATTTGCTGCAAGGCCATTCCGGCAGCAGGGGCGAAAGGGTGAGGAAAAGGGAAGGTGATTCGATCACGCGTCGGGGAGCAAGCGTGAATCGTGTGCGGTGAGTTGCGGGTCGACGAATCGATCACGTTGTCGCGGCAGGCGAGTGGCGCGGGAAACGTGCGTGCGTGCGCGTCGCGGCATGGCACGGGTCGGCGCCGGCATGGACACGCCGGCGCGCAGTCGGCGCTGTCTCGCGTGAAGCGATGGAAGAAGACGCTATTACCCGATGAACGGCGCAAGAGCCGATAGACGGACTGCCCGGCTGGCATGGTGGGACGGCGATATCGAGAAGCGCGGTGTCGAAGGTGAAGCAACCGGGCGCCTGTCCATCACCGCTGCGACGAACGCACGCGCACCGCGACCGCCTGACGATACTGCTGCATGACGCTTGTGCCGCGCATCGACATCGTTATCGCCGGCCTTGTCGGCGCACGCCGATGCGGCAATTCGAGGTTGGCATCCGGCTCCCGAATCTTCTCACCTCAAGAGCCGAAACCGGCCTGACGATGCCCCGGAAATCGACGACCGATAAAGACCGGGCAGGCGACGCAACGGTCGCGCTGCCCCTTGGCCTGCAGTTCGCTCAGGTCGTCCAGTCGAGAATCACCTTGCCGCTTTCACCCGACAGCATCGCGGCGAAGCCCTGCTCGAAATCGTCGACAGGGAACCGATGCGTGATGATCGGCGACAGGTCGAGGCCGCTTTGCAGCATCGCGACCATCTTGTACCAGGTCTCGAACATCTCGCGGCCGTAGATGCCCTTGATCTCGAGCCCCTTGAAGATCACCTGGTTCCAGTCGATGGCCGTCTGCGCGGGCGGAATACCGAGCAGCGCGACCTTCCCGCCGTGGTTCATCGCCTCGAGCATGCTCGTGAACGCGCTCGGCACGCCCGACATCTCGAGGCCGACGTCGAAGCCTTCGGTCATGTGCAGGTCGGCCATCACGTCGCGCAGCGACTCCCGCGCGACGTTGACCGCGCGCGTCGCGCCCATCTTGCGCGCGAGGTCGAGCCGGTAGTCGTTGATGTCGGTAATCACGACGTTGCGCGCGCCGACATGCTTCGCGATCGCGACGGCCATGATGCCGATCGGGCCCG includes these proteins:
- a CDS encoding TetR/AcrR family transcriptional regulator, with translation MNTHDDPSGEPDVRARLLDAAEALIYSGGIHATGVDAIVKRSGAARKSFYSHFESKEALVVAALERRDERWMRWFVDATLARGKSPRAQLLGMFDVLRDWFAQPGFHGCAFLNASGEIPDADDPVRIVARAHKARLLAFVRERFDACADTAGIERRGLARLARQWLVLIDGAIGVALVSGDAGAARDARATAELLLDAAAPPSNEPK
- the tdh gene encoding L-threonine 3-dehydrogenase, whose amino-acid sequence is MKALAKLERGPGLSLTRVKRPEVGHNDVLIKIRRTAICGTDIHIWKWDDWAQKTIPVPMHVGHEYVGEIVEMGQEVRGFAIGDRVSGEGHITCGFCRNCRAGRRHLCRNTVGVGVNREGAFAEYLAIPAFNAFKIPPEISDDLAAIFDPFGNATHTALSFNLVGEDVLITGAGPIGIMAVAIAKHVGARNVVITDINDYRLDLARKMGATRAVNVARESLRDVMADLHMTEGFDVGLEMSGVPSAFTSMLEAMNHGGKVALLGIPPAQTAIDWNQVIFKGLEIKGIYGREMFETWYKMVAMLQSGLDLSPIITHRFPVDDFEQGFAAMLSGESGKVILDWTT
- a CDS encoding DUF1348 family protein; this translates as MSDSPEVRPPVPPFSLETARQKVRAAEDAWNTRDPQRVSLAYTPQSRWRNRAEFVTGRDEIVGLLQRKWTRELDYRLIKELWAFGGNRIAVRFAYEWHDDAGNWFRSYGNENWEFDENGLMAYRHASINDLPIREADRLYHWPLGRRPDDHPGLSDLGL